From Streptomyces griseorubiginosus, one genomic window encodes:
- a CDS encoding SpoIIE family protein phosphatase, giving the protein MVDRGASALSLPDDWPAHPDPILALNRMGSFDWDLDSGLFHMDAQAHEVFDLRPDEYDDNPMSLAVRVPNAEAHRLDALVAQAIKDGSENYGTYFRLRCRDGSLRWTHTQGYIRRDQTGRPRRIIGIVRDATEEMGELEARREQAAQDEARRRQTNVVQLTTAALAHARTVQDVIDVLKDTHGLTHLGATSLVMGLVEAGRIRLIAEGPAGSFVPGTDITRIDEPYPMSEAVRTLSPRFIESPEEFADRYPILWPHITGLNITSAAYLPLIAEARPIGAMGLLYSDRYGFTPEDRNVLIALGSSIAQSLMRAMLYEQEKDLATGLQQAMLPRTIPSVPGTDVAVRYRAASAEGSLGRDIGGDWYDLIPLPGGRVGAVIGDVQGHDTHAAAVMGQLRIVLRAYAAEGHTPATVMARASVFLHELDTDRFATCLYAEADLATGVVQVVRAGHIDPLVRRADGSCRRVTVDGGLPLGLSAEFGQLEYPVATLELDPGDTLLLCTDGLVETPGADLDDGMQTLTGLISAGPADVWELADKLIDVAEDRGGDDDVALLLLRRRALDAPQSGGRLQQHVASGDPEALTQARHMIRAAVAAWGGRERSDEIELVADELITNALMHTEGSAIVTLRVLTGSDRRMRVEVEDSSSALPRRREAGESGVSGRGLLLVDLLSDVWGVEARGGGKCVWCEFVVRERT; this is encoded by the coding sequence ATGGTTGATCGGGGAGCGAGCGCCCTGTCACTCCCGGACGACTGGCCCGCCCACCCGGATCCGATCCTGGCGCTCAACCGCATGGGCAGCTTCGACTGGGACCTCGACAGCGGCCTGTTCCACATGGACGCCCAGGCCCACGAGGTCTTCGACCTGCGCCCCGACGAATACGACGACAACCCGATGAGCCTCGCCGTCCGGGTCCCGAATGCCGAGGCGCACCGGCTCGACGCCCTGGTCGCCCAGGCCATCAAGGACGGCAGCGAGAACTACGGCACCTACTTCCGGCTCCGCTGCCGCGACGGCAGCCTGCGCTGGACCCACACCCAGGGCTACATCCGCCGCGACCAGACCGGCCGCCCGCGCCGGATCATCGGCATCGTGCGCGACGCCACCGAGGAGATGGGGGAGCTGGAGGCCCGCAGGGAGCAGGCCGCCCAGGACGAGGCCCGGCGCCGGCAGACCAACGTCGTCCAGCTCACCACCGCCGCCCTCGCGCACGCCCGGACCGTCCAGGACGTCATCGACGTCCTCAAGGACACCCACGGCCTCACCCACCTCGGCGCCACCAGCCTGGTCATGGGCCTGGTCGAGGCGGGCCGGATCCGGCTGATCGCCGAGGGCCCCGCGGGCAGCTTCGTGCCCGGCACCGACATCACCCGGATCGACGAGCCGTACCCGATGAGCGAGGCCGTGCGCACGCTCAGCCCGCGGTTCATCGAGTCGCCGGAGGAGTTCGCGGACCGCTACCCGATCCTGTGGCCGCACATCACCGGCCTCAACATCACCTCCGCCGCCTACCTCCCCCTCATCGCCGAGGCCCGCCCGATCGGCGCCATGGGCCTGCTCTACAGCGACCGCTACGGCTTCACCCCCGAGGACCGCAACGTCCTCATCGCCCTCGGCAGCAGCATCGCCCAGAGCCTGATGCGGGCCATGCTCTACGAACAGGAGAAGGACCTCGCCACCGGCCTCCAGCAGGCCATGCTGCCGCGCACCATCCCCAGCGTCCCCGGCACCGACGTCGCCGTCCGCTACCGGGCCGCGTCCGCCGAGGGCTCCCTGGGCCGGGACATCGGCGGTGACTGGTACGACCTGATCCCGCTGCCCGGCGGCCGGGTCGGCGCCGTCATCGGGGACGTCCAGGGCCACGACACGCACGCTGCGGCCGTCATGGGCCAGTTGCGGATCGTGCTGCGGGCCTACGCCGCCGAGGGCCACACCCCGGCCACCGTGATGGCCCGCGCCTCCGTCTTCCTGCACGAACTCGACACCGACCGCTTCGCGACCTGCCTGTACGCCGAGGCCGACCTGGCCACCGGGGTCGTGCAGGTGGTCCGCGCGGGCCACATCGACCCGCTGGTCCGGCGGGCCGACGGCAGCTGCCGCCGGGTGACCGTGGACGGGGGGCTGCCGCTCGGGCTGTCCGCCGAGTTCGGGCAGCTCGAATACCCCGTCGCCACCCTCGAACTCGACCCGGGGGACACCCTGCTGCTGTGCACCGACGGGCTGGTCGAAACGCCGGGCGCCGACCTCGACGACGGCATGCAGACCCTCACCGGCCTCATCTCCGCGGGCCCGGCCGACGTGTGGGAGCTCGCCGACAAGCTCATCGACGTGGCCGAGGACCGCGGCGGCGACGACGACGTGGCGCTGCTCCTGCTGCGCCGTCGCGCCCTGGACGCCCCGCAGTCCGGCGGCCGCCTCCAGCAGCACGTGGCGTCCGGGGACCCCGAGGCCCTCACGCAGGCCCGGCACATGATCCGGGCCGCGGTGGCCGCCTGGGGCGGACGGGAGCGCTCCGACGAGATCGAACTCGTCGCCGACGAACTGATCACCAACGCCCTGATGCACACCGAGGGCTCCGCGATCGTCACCCTGCGGGTCCTGACCGGCTCCGACCGGCGGATGCGCGTCGAGGTCGAGGACTCCTCCAGCGCCCTGCCCCGGCGCCGCGAGGCGGGCGAGTCGGGCGTCTCCGGCCGCGGGCTGCTCCTGGTCGACCTGCTCAGCGACGTCTGGGGCGTGGAGGCACGCGGCGGCGGCAAGTGCGTGTGGTGCGAGTTCGTCGTACGGGAGCGGACCTGA
- a CDS encoding lipase maturation factor family protein codes for MDWFTAPDYWLSRLVFQRALAGLYFVAFLAAALQFRALIGERGMLPVPRFVARVPFRRAPSLFQLHYSDRFFAGCAWTGCGVALALATGLDSTLPLWAGMLLWLVPWLLYLSIVNVGQTWYGFGWESLLLEVGFLAVFLGNDEVAPPVVVLFLLRWILFRVEFGAGLIKMRGDACWRKLTCLDHHHETQPMPGPLSWYFHHLPRPLHRVEVAANHVTQLAVPFLLFTPQPVATAAASLMIVTQLWLVLSGNFAWLNWVTIVLAVPALELPGEAPDLPATPLWYEVLVLAVAALLLGLSYHPVRNMLSRRQVMNRSFDPLHLVNTYGAFGSVSRIRHEVVVEGTADDVPRRDSEWKEYEFKGKPGDPRRWPRQFAPYHLRLDWMMWFAALSPAYAESWFGTLVERLLENDPATLRLLRGSPFPADDPPRFVRARLFRYRYTTWRELRETGACWERTYVREFLPPTRLARAREGQRP; via the coding sequence GTGGACTGGTTCACCGCACCCGACTACTGGCTGAGCCGGCTGGTCTTCCAGCGGGCTCTGGCCGGGCTGTACTTCGTCGCGTTCCTGGCGGCTGCCCTCCAGTTCCGGGCGCTGATCGGGGAGCGCGGGATGCTGCCGGTACCGCGTTTCGTCGCCCGGGTGCCGTTCCGGCGGGCGCCGAGCCTGTTCCAACTGCACTACTCGGACCGGTTCTTCGCGGGGTGCGCGTGGACGGGCTGCGGGGTGGCGCTCGCGCTGGCGACGGGGCTCGACTCGACCCTGCCCCTGTGGGCCGGGATGCTGCTGTGGCTGGTCCCCTGGCTGCTGTACCTGTCGATCGTCAACGTCGGCCAGACCTGGTACGGCTTCGGCTGGGAGTCGCTGCTGCTGGAGGTCGGCTTCCTCGCGGTGTTCCTCGGCAACGACGAAGTCGCCCCGCCGGTCGTGGTGTTGTTCCTGCTGCGCTGGATCCTGTTCCGGGTGGAGTTCGGCGCCGGGCTCATCAAGATGCGCGGTGACGCCTGCTGGCGCAAGCTCACCTGTCTGGATCACCACCACGAGACCCAGCCGATGCCGGGCCCGCTGAGCTGGTACTTCCACCATCTCCCCCGCCCCCTGCACCGGGTGGAGGTGGCCGCGAACCACGTCACCCAACTCGCCGTTCCCTTCCTCCTGTTCACCCCGCAGCCGGTCGCCACGGCCGCCGCCTCGCTGATGATCGTGACCCAGCTGTGGCTGGTGCTGTCGGGCAACTTCGCCTGGCTGAACTGGGTCACGATCGTGCTGGCGGTGCCGGCGCTGGAACTCCCCGGCGAGGCACCGGACCTGCCCGCCACACCGCTCTGGTACGAGGTCCTGGTCCTCGCCGTCGCCGCGCTTCTCCTCGGCCTGAGCTACCACCCGGTCCGCAACATGCTCTCCCGCCGCCAGGTCATGAACCGCTCCTTCGACCCGCTCCATCTGGTCAACACCTACGGCGCGTTCGGCAGCGTCAGCCGGATCCGCCACGAGGTGGTCGTCGAGGGCACGGCGGACGACGTACCGCGCCGGGACTCGGAGTGGAAGGAGTACGAGTTCAAGGGCAAGCCCGGCGATCCGAGGCGCTGGCCGCGCCAGTTCGCGCCCTACCATCTGCGCCTGGACTGGATGATGTGGTTCGCCGCGCTCTCCCCCGCCTACGCCGAGTCGTGGTTCGGCACGCTGGTCGAACGGCTCCTGGAGAACGACCCCGCCACACTGAGGCTGCTGCGCGGCTCCCCGTTCCCGGCCGACGATCCGCCCCGCTTCGTCCGCGCCCGCCTGTTCCGGTACCGGTACACGACGTGGCGGGAGCTGCGGGAGACGGGAGCCTGCTGGGAGCGCACCTATGTGCGGGAGTTCCTGCCGCCGACGCGGTTGGCGAGGGCCAGGGAGGGTCAGAGGCCGTAG
- a CDS encoding amidohydrolase family protein, whose amino-acid sequence MTVVDAHHHVWDLAVRDQDWIAPDSPLRRTFTIEDLAAGARAAGVDRTVLVQTITVPEETPEFLALAAEHELVAGVVGWTDLTRPDTADELARLRELPGGSCLKGIRHQVQGEADPGWLLRPDVRRGLAAVADAGLVYDLVVLPHQLPACVEAAASLPHLTFVLDHAGKPPIASGAREPWATDVRALAALPNTVCKLSGLVTEADLASWTVDDLRPYADTVLEAFGPDRLMYGSDWPVCTLGAGYGEMLSVTKELTAGLGPSERADVFGGTALRTYGL is encoded by the coding sequence GTGACCGTGGTGGACGCCCACCACCACGTGTGGGACCTGGCGGTGCGGGACCAGGACTGGATCGCCCCGGACAGCCCGCTGCGCCGGACCTTCACGATCGAGGACCTCGCCGCCGGGGCCCGCGCGGCCGGCGTCGACCGCACGGTCCTCGTCCAGACGATCACCGTGCCCGAGGAGACCCCGGAGTTCCTCGCCCTCGCGGCCGAGCACGAGCTGGTCGCGGGTGTGGTCGGCTGGACCGACCTGACCCGCCCGGACACCGCCGACGAACTCGCCCGGCTCCGTGAACTCCCGGGCGGTTCCTGTCTCAAGGGCATCCGGCACCAGGTCCAGGGCGAGGCGGACCCCGGGTGGCTGCTGCGTCCCGACGTACGCCGGGGCCTGGCGGCCGTGGCCGACGCCGGTCTGGTGTACGACCTGGTGGTGCTCCCGCACCAGCTGCCCGCCTGCGTCGAGGCAGCCGCGTCCCTGCCCCACCTCACCTTCGTCCTGGACCACGCGGGCAAGCCGCCCATCGCCTCCGGCGCCCGGGAACCCTGGGCCACCGACGTCCGCGCCCTCGCCGCCCTCCCCAACACCGTCTGCAAGCTCTCCGGCCTGGTCACCGAGGCCGACCTCGCCTCCTGGACGGTCGACGACCTGCGCCCGTACGCCGACACCGTCCTGGAGGCGTTCGGCCCGGACCGTCTGATGTACGGCTCGGACTGGCCGGTGTGCACCCTGGGGGCCGGCTACGGCGAGATGCTGTCCGTGACGAAGGAACTCACCGCGGGTCTCGGCCCGTCCGAACGCGCCGACGTCTTCGGCGGTACGGCCCTCCGCACCTACGGCCTCTGA
- a CDS encoding L-rhamnose mutarotase — translation MRIALHTKVRADRIDEYEAAHREVPVELTDAIRAAGASSWTIWRSGTDLFHVLECEDYGRLLAELEKLPVNVTWQARMAELLDVVHDYSGEGADAGLPVVWELP, via the coding sequence ATGAGAATCGCCCTGCACACCAAGGTCCGCGCGGACCGTATCGACGAGTACGAGGCAGCCCACCGCGAGGTCCCCGTCGAACTCACCGACGCCATCCGCGCCGCCGGCGCCTCCTCCTGGACGATCTGGCGCAGCGGCACCGACCTCTTCCACGTCCTGGAGTGCGAGGACTACGGCCGCCTCCTCGCCGAACTGGAGAAGCTCCCGGTGAACGTCACCTGGCAGGCCCGGATGGCCGAGCTCCTCGACGTGGTGCACGACTACTCCGGCGAGGGCGCGGACGCCGGGCTGCCCGTCGTGTGGGAGCTGCCGTGA
- a CDS encoding aldo/keto reductase: protein MTALGGSGVPVSRLAFGGAAIGNLFTEVSDEQAHEAVTAAWERGIRYFDTAPHYGLGLSERRLGEALARYSRAEYTVSTKVGRRLEPTEVSGDDLANGFAVPAAHHRVWDFSADGVRRTLEASLERLGLDHVDVVYLHDPDDHAEEAFREGYPALEKLRSEGMVGAIGAGMNQAEMLTRFVRETDVDVVLCAGRYTLLDRSALDELLPAAVERGVSVVVGGAFNSGLLADPRPGATYNYAEAPTELLDRALRMKEVADRHGIGLRAAALAYCAAHPAVASVLVGARSAAEVHDCADQFATQVPDAFWQELRETGLLEEQA from the coding sequence GTGACCGCGCTCGGCGGCAGCGGTGTCCCGGTCAGCCGACTGGCCTTCGGCGGGGCGGCCATCGGCAACCTCTTCACCGAGGTGAGCGACGAACAGGCCCACGAGGCGGTCACCGCCGCCTGGGAGCGCGGCATCCGCTACTTCGACACCGCCCCGCACTACGGCCTCGGACTGTCCGAGCGCCGACTGGGCGAGGCCCTGGCCCGGTATTCGCGCGCGGAGTACACGGTCTCCACCAAGGTGGGACGCAGACTGGAACCCACGGAGGTCTCGGGCGACGACCTCGCCAACGGCTTCGCCGTTCCCGCCGCTCACCACCGCGTCTGGGACTTCTCGGCCGACGGCGTACGACGCACCCTCGAAGCGAGCCTCGAACGGCTCGGTCTCGACCACGTGGACGTCGTCTACCTCCACGACCCCGACGACCACGCGGAGGAAGCCTTCCGCGAGGGCTATCCGGCCCTGGAGAAGCTCCGCTCCGAGGGGATGGTCGGGGCGATCGGCGCCGGCATGAACCAGGCGGAGATGCTCACCCGCTTCGTCCGCGAGACCGACGTGGACGTGGTGCTGTGCGCGGGCCGCTACACCCTGCTCGACCGGAGCGCGCTCGACGAACTGCTGCCCGCCGCCGTCGAGCGGGGCGTGTCGGTGGTCGTCGGCGGCGCCTTCAACTCCGGTCTGCTGGCCGATCCCCGCCCCGGAGCGACGTACAACTATGCCGAGGCGCCCACCGAGTTGCTGGACCGGGCGCTGCGCATGAAGGAGGTCGCGGACCGCCACGGCATCGGCCTGCGGGCCGCCGCCCTCGCCTACTGCGCCGCCCACCCCGCCGTCGCGAGCGTCCTGGTGGGCGCCCGCTCGGCGGCCGAAGTACACGACTGTGCCGACCAGTTCGCGACGCAGGTGCCCGACGCCTTCTGGCAGGAGCTGCGGGAGACGGGCCTGCTGGAGGAGCAAGCATGA
- a CDS encoding SDR family oxidoreductase: MSDFEGLKALVTGGASGIGRATAELLAARGAQVAVLDLDPSSVDKPLLAYRADITDDASVRAAVAAAAADLGGLDVLINNAGIGAQGTVADNDDEEWHRVLDVNVVGMVRVTRAALPRLRESAHAAIVNTSSIAATAGLPQRALYSATKGAVQSLTLAMAADHVREGIRVNCVNPGTVDTPWIGRLLAKAADPAAERAALEARQPTGRLVSADEVAGAIAYLASPLSGATTGTSLAVDGGMQGLRLRPVDR; encoded by the coding sequence ATGAGCGACTTCGAGGGTCTCAAGGCCCTGGTGACCGGCGGGGCCTCCGGCATCGGCCGGGCCACGGCCGAACTCCTGGCCGCGCGCGGCGCCCAGGTCGCCGTCCTCGACCTGGACCCGTCCTCGGTCGACAAGCCGCTGCTGGCCTACCGCGCCGACATCACCGACGACGCCTCCGTGCGGGCGGCCGTCGCGGCGGCCGCCGCCGACCTCGGCGGACTCGACGTCCTGATCAACAACGCGGGCATCGGCGCCCAGGGCACCGTGGCCGACAACGACGACGAGGAATGGCACCGCGTCCTGGACGTCAACGTCGTCGGCATGGTCCGGGTGACCCGCGCCGCCCTGCCCCGTCTGCGGGAGTCCGCGCACGCGGCGATCGTGAACACCTCCTCCATCGCGGCCACCGCGGGCCTTCCGCAGCGGGCGCTGTACAGCGCGACCAAGGGGGCGGTCCAGTCGCTGACCCTCGCGATGGCCGCCGACCACGTCCGCGAGGGCATCCGCGTCAACTGCGTCAACCCCGGCACGGTGGACACCCCGTGGATCGGCCGCCTCCTCGCCAAGGCCGCCGACCCGGCCGCCGAACGCGCGGCCCTGGAGGCCCGCCAGCCCACCGGCCGACTCGTCTCGGCGGACGAGGTCGCGGGCGCCATCGCCTACCTGGCGAGCCCCCTCTCCGGCGCCACCACCGGCACCTCGCTGGCCGTCGACGGCGGCATGCAGGGCCTGCGTCTGAGGCCGGTGGACCGGTGA
- a CDS encoding L-fuconate dehydratase, which translates to MSPTTARVTAVDTYDIRFPTSRELDGSDAMNPDPDYSAAYVVLRTDAADGHEGHGFTFTIGRGNEVQVAAIEALRAHVVGRSVEELCADPGTLNRDLVGDSQLRWLGPEKGVMHMAIGAVVNAVWDLAAKRAEKPLWQLLAEGDPEWLVGQIDFRYLTDALTPEEALEILRRGREGAAQRSETLLAQGYPAYTTSAGWLGYDDEKLTRLAAAAVADGFRQIKLKVGADLEDDIRRCRVARQVVGPDIRMAIDANQRWDVDEAIRWTRALAEFDPYWIEEPTSPDDILGHAAVRKAVAPVKVATGEHVQNRVVFKQLLQAGAVDIVQIDAARVGGVNENLAVLLLAAKFGVPVCPHAGGVGLCELVQHLAMFDYVAVTGTTENRVIEYVDHLHDHFLDPVVIRAGHYAAPGAPGFSAAMRPESIARYTFPDGAFWAEDLADDTRKKGQAA; encoded by the coding sequence GTGTCCCCGACCACCGCCCGCGTCACCGCGGTAGACACCTATGACATCCGCTTCCCCACCTCGCGCGAGCTCGACGGCTCGGACGCGATGAACCCGGACCCCGACTACTCGGCGGCCTACGTCGTGCTGCGCACCGACGCGGCCGACGGGCACGAGGGGCACGGCTTCACCTTCACCATCGGGCGGGGCAACGAGGTCCAGGTCGCCGCGATCGAGGCACTGCGCGCACACGTGGTCGGCCGGTCCGTCGAGGAACTGTGCGCGGATCCGGGGACGTTGAACCGCGACCTCGTCGGGGACAGCCAACTGCGCTGGCTCGGCCCCGAGAAGGGCGTGATGCACATGGCGATCGGGGCGGTCGTCAACGCGGTGTGGGACCTGGCCGCCAAGCGCGCCGAGAAGCCGCTGTGGCAGCTGCTCGCCGAGGGCGACCCCGAGTGGCTGGTCGGCCAGATCGACTTCCGCTACCTCACCGACGCGCTCACCCCGGAGGAGGCGCTGGAGATCCTGCGCCGGGGGCGGGAAGGGGCCGCGCAGAGAAGCGAGACACTCCTCGCGCAGGGCTACCCCGCCTACACCACCTCCGCCGGCTGGCTCGGCTACGACGACGAGAAGCTCACCCGGCTCGCCGCCGCGGCCGTCGCCGACGGCTTCCGGCAGATCAAGCTGAAGGTCGGCGCCGACCTGGAGGACGACATACGGCGCTGCCGGGTCGCCCGCCAGGTGGTCGGCCCCGACATCCGCATGGCGATCGACGCCAACCAGCGCTGGGACGTGGACGAGGCGATCCGCTGGACCCGGGCGCTCGCGGAGTTCGACCCGTACTGGATCGAGGAGCCCACCAGCCCGGACGACATCCTCGGCCACGCGGCCGTCCGCAAGGCGGTCGCCCCGGTCAAGGTCGCCACCGGCGAGCACGTCCAGAACCGGGTGGTCTTCAAACAGCTCCTCCAGGCCGGGGCCGTCGACATCGTCCAGATCGACGCGGCCCGCGTCGGCGGCGTCAACGAGAACCTCGCCGTCCTGCTCCTCGCGGCCAAGTTCGGCGTCCCGGTCTGCCCGCACGCCGGCGGCGTCGGCCTGTGCGAACTCGTCCAGCACCTCGCGATGTTCGACTACGTGGCCGTCACCGGCACCACCGAGAACCGGGTCATCGAGTACGTCGACCATCTGCACGACCACTTCCTGGACCCGGTGGTGATCCGGGCGGGCCACTACGCGGCCCCCGGCGCGCCCGGTTTCTCGGCCGCCATGCGCCCCGAGTCCATCGCGCGGTACACGTTCCCTGACGGCGCCTTCTGGGCAGAAGACCTCGCCGACGACACACGGAAGAAGGGACAGGCGGCATGA
- a CDS encoding ABC transporter permease has translation MADTKARPLAPARALTPGSARTVLLRRARELALVPALLLLMVLGAFVNDSFLTERNLISILGASAALAMVVLAESLVLITGKFDLSLESVVGIAPAVGALLVLPAAQSGWGTEFPAALALLAVLVAGAVVGAFNGLLVVKFKLNAFIVTLAMLIVLRGLLVGATKGKTLFGMPDSFYSLATTTFLNIPMSVWLAAVAFAVAGFVLKYHRIGRALYAIGGNADAARAAGIRVERVMLGVFVVAGVLAAVGGIMQTGYVGAISANQGQNMIFTVFAAAVIGGISLDGGKGTMFGALTGVLLLGVVQNLLTLAQVPSFWIQAIYGGIILVALMIARVTTGRAQD, from the coding sequence ATGGCTGACACCAAGGCCCGCCCGCTCGCGCCCGCACGCGCCCTCACCCCCGGCTCCGCCCGGACGGTCCTGCTGCGCCGGGCCCGCGAACTCGCCCTCGTCCCGGCCCTGTTGCTCCTGATGGTGCTCGGCGCGTTCGTCAACGACTCGTTCCTCACCGAACGCAACCTGATCTCCATCCTCGGCGCCTCCGCGGCCCTCGCGATGGTGGTCCTGGCCGAGTCCCTCGTCCTGATCACCGGCAAGTTCGACCTGTCCCTGGAGTCGGTCGTCGGCATCGCGCCCGCGGTCGGAGCCCTGCTCGTGCTGCCCGCCGCCCAGTCCGGCTGGGGGACCGAGTTCCCGGCCGCCCTGGCCCTGCTCGCGGTCCTCGTGGCCGGAGCGGTCGTCGGCGCGTTCAACGGCCTCCTGGTCGTGAAGTTCAAGCTCAACGCGTTCATCGTGACCCTCGCGATGCTGATCGTGCTGCGCGGACTGCTCGTCGGCGCGACCAAGGGCAAGACCCTCTTCGGCATGCCGGACAGCTTCTACTCCCTGGCCACCACCACCTTCCTGAACATCCCGATGTCGGTGTGGCTCGCCGCGGTCGCCTTCGCCGTCGCCGGCTTCGTGCTCAAGTACCACCGCATCGGCCGCGCCCTGTACGCCATCGGCGGCAACGCCGACGCGGCCCGCGCCGCCGGTATCCGCGTCGAGCGCGTGATGCTCGGTGTGTTCGTCGTCGCCGGCGTCCTCGCCGCCGTCGGCGGCATCATGCAGACCGGCTACGTCGGCGCGATCAGCGCCAACCAGGGCCAGAACATGATCTTTACCGTGTTCGCGGCCGCGGTCATCGGCGGCATCAGCCTCGACGGCGGCAAGGGCACCATGTTCGGCGCCCTGACCGGCGTACTCCTGCTCGGTGTCGTACAGAACCTGCTCACGCTCGCCCAGGTGCCGTCCTTCTGGATCCAGGCCATCTACGGCGGAATCATCCTGGTCGCCCTCATGATCGCCCGCGTGACGACGGGTCGCGCCCAGGACTGA
- a CDS encoding sugar ABC transporter ATP-binding protein: MSTPLVEAQGVVKRYGPTTALADGRLTVLPGESHALVGRNGAGKSTLVTILTGLQAPDEGTVRFDGEPAPPLADRDAWRSKVACVYQKPTVVPELTVAENLFINRQPLHRGFISWRSLKKEAAELLDTWGVRVDPDARTADLKVEDRQMVEIARALSFGARFIVLDEPTAQLDNREIERLFGRMRALQDSGVTFLFISHHLQEVYEVCQTVTVLRDARWITTAPVADMPRAALIEAMAGETVAEQEQAVRTREADAPVLLDARGLTSDAYQDVDLTVRRGEVVGLAGISGSGKIELAESFTGLHTPTSGTARLDGRPLPFGDVQASLKAGVGFVPRDRHAQGLVFGMTIGDNATLSVLDRLGRRGFVRSERKRGFATELIDRLDIHTEGPDQPVSDLSGGNAQKVVMARALASDPRLLVLINPTAGVDVKSKESLLSRVDTAREDGTAVLVVSDELDDLRRCDRVLVLFHGRVVAEHPAGWRDHELIASIEGVDHG; encoded by the coding sequence ATGAGCACCCCACTCGTCGAAGCCCAGGGGGTCGTCAAGCGGTACGGCCCCACGACCGCCCTCGCCGACGGCCGGCTCACCGTCCTGCCCGGCGAGTCCCACGCCCTCGTCGGCCGCAACGGCGCGGGCAAGTCCACCCTCGTCACCATCCTCACCGGCCTCCAGGCCCCCGACGAGGGCACCGTCCGCTTCGACGGCGAGCCGGCACCCCCGCTCGCCGACCGGGACGCCTGGCGGAGCAAGGTCGCCTGCGTCTACCAGAAGCCCACCGTCGTACCCGAGTTGACGGTCGCCGAGAACCTCTTCATCAACCGGCAGCCGCTGCACCGCGGGTTCATCAGCTGGCGCAGCCTCAAGAAGGAGGCCGCCGAACTCCTCGACACCTGGGGCGTCCGCGTCGACCCGGACGCGCGCACCGCCGACCTCAAGGTCGAGGACCGCCAGATGGTGGAGATCGCCCGGGCGTTGAGCTTCGGCGCCCGCTTCATCGTCCTCGACGAACCGACCGCGCAGCTCGACAACCGGGAGATCGAACGGCTCTTCGGCCGGATGCGCGCACTCCAGGACTCCGGCGTCACCTTCCTGTTCATCTCGCACCACCTGCAGGAGGTGTACGAGGTGTGCCAGACGGTCACCGTCCTCAGGGACGCCCGCTGGATCACCACGGCGCCCGTGGCCGACATGCCCCGGGCGGCCCTGATCGAGGCCATGGCCGGCGAGACCGTCGCCGAACAGGAACAGGCCGTGCGCACCCGGGAGGCCGACGCACCCGTACTCCTCGACGCCCGCGGACTGACCTCCGACGCCTACCAGGACGTCGACCTCACCGTGCGCCGCGGCGAGGTCGTCGGCCTCGCCGGCATCAGCGGCAGCGGCAAGATCGAGCTGGCCGAGTCGTTCACGGGACTGCACACCCCGACGAGCGGCACGGCCCGACTCGACGGCAGACCGCTGCCGTTCGGCGACGTACAGGCCTCCCTGAAGGCCGGTGTCGGCTTCGTGCCGCGCGACCGGCACGCCCAGGGCCTGGTCTTCGGCATGACCATCGGCGACAACGCCACCCTGAGCGTCCTGGACCGGCTCGGCCGCCGCGGCTTCGTCCGCAGCGAGCGCAAACGCGGCTTCGCCACCGAGCTCATCGACCGTCTCGACATCCACACCGAGGGCCCCGACCAGCCCGTCTCCGACCTGTCCGGCGGCAACGCGCAGAAGGTCGTCATGGCCCGCGCCCTCGCCTCCGACCCCCGGCTGCTCGTCCTCATCAACCCCACCGCGGGCGTCGACGTGAAGTCGAAGGAGTCCCTGCTCTCCCGCGTGGACACCGCCCGCGAGGACGGCACCGCGGTCCTCGTCGTCTCCGACGAACTCGACGACCTGCGCCGCTGCGACCGCGTCCTCGTCCTCTTCCACGGCCGCGTGGTCGCCGAGCACCCGGCGGGCTGGCGCGACCACGAGCTGATCGCCTCCATAGAAGGAGTGGACCATGGCTGA